One Brassica napus cultivar Da-Ae chromosome C2, Da-Ae, whole genome shotgun sequence DNA window includes the following coding sequences:
- the LOC106409189 gene encoding rRNA 2'-O-methyltransferase fibrillarin 2-like, translated as MRSPLRGRGRGEGSAMRGGGRGPRGRGPGGRVPGGRGPRSEPGGMKGGNKVIVTPHRHEGVFTGKGKDEVILTKNLVPGESVYNEKRISVQNEDGTKVEYRVWNPFCSKLAAAIFGGLDDIWIKPGAKVLYLGAASGTSVSHVSDIVGPEGCVYAVEFSPRSGRDLVNMAKKRRNVVPIIEDARHPAKYRMLVSMVDVIFADVAQPYQANCIDGTMPAETVFSNEVKKLQADELKPAEQITLEPYERDHACVVGGYRVPRKQKTATAS; from the exons ATGAGATCTCCCCTAAGAG GACGTGGAAGAGGTGAAGGAAGTGCCATGAGAGGTGGTGGAAGAGGTCCCAGAGGAAGAGGTCCGGGAGGAAGAGTGCCCGGAGGAAGAGGCCCTAGAAGTGAGCCCGGAGGAATGAAGGGAGGAAACAAAGTGATAGTGACTCCTCACAGACATGAAGGAGTGTTCACTGGTAAGGGTAAAGATGAAGTTATTCTCACTAAGAACTTGGTTCCTGGTGAATCGGTTTACAATGAGAAGAGAATCTCTGTGCAG AACGAAGATGGAACTAAGGTTGAATACAGAGTTTGGAACCCTTTCTGTTCTAAGCTAGCTGCCGCAATTTTTGGTGGTCTTGATGACATTTGGATC AAACCTGGCGCTAAAGTTCTTTACCTTGGTGCTGCCTCTGGAACCTCTGTATCTCATGTCTCTGATATTGTTGGACCT GAGGGGTGTGTTTATGCCGTTGAGTTTTCTCCAAGAAGTGGAAGAGATTTGGTGAACATGGCAAAGAAGAGACGTAATGTGGTTCCAATCATTGAAGATGCTAGACATCCTGCTAAATACAGAATGCTTGTGAGCATGGTTGATGTCATATTCGCTGATGTTGCTCAACCATATCAG gcGAATTGTATAGACGGAACAATGCCAGCAGAAACGGTCTTTTCAAACGAAGTGAAGAAGCTACAAGCGGACGAGTTGAAACCAGCAGAGCAGATTACTCTTGAGCCTTATGAGCGTGACCATGCTTGTGTTGTTGGTGGATATCGCGTGCCTAGAAAGCAGAAAACTGCTACTGCTTCTTAA